The following are from one region of the Streptomyces tuirus genome:
- the cseB gene encoding two-component system response regulator CseB: MADQTHVLFVEDDDVIREATQLALERDGFVVTAMPDGLSGLEAFRADRPDIALLDVMLPGLDGVSLCRRIRDESTVPVIMLSARADSIDVVLGLEAGADDYVTKPFDGAVLVARIRAVLRRFGHAGGGRGEEAEAPAGSGVLAFGDLEVDTEGMEVRRAGQPVALTPTEMRLLLEFSSAPGTVLSRDKLLERVWDYGWGGDTRVVDVHVQRLRQKIGQDRIETVRGFGYKLKA; encoded by the coding sequence ATGGCAGACCAGACCCACGTCCTGTTCGTCGAGGACGACGACGTCATCCGCGAGGCCACGCAGCTCGCCCTGGAACGGGACGGCTTCGTGGTCACCGCCATGCCCGACGGGCTGTCGGGCCTGGAGGCGTTCCGGGCGGACCGCCCCGACATCGCGCTGCTGGACGTCATGCTCCCCGGACTCGACGGTGTCAGCCTGTGCCGCCGCATCCGCGACGAGTCGACCGTGCCGGTGATCATGCTGTCGGCGCGGGCCGACTCCATCGACGTCGTGCTGGGCCTGGAAGCGGGCGCCGACGACTATGTGACCAAGCCGTTCGACGGTGCTGTCCTGGTCGCCCGGATCCGCGCGGTGCTGCGCCGCTTCGGGCACGCCGGCGGCGGCCGGGGCGAGGAGGCCGAGGCCCCGGCCGGCAGTGGCGTGCTGGCCTTCGGGGACCTGGAGGTCGACACCGAGGGCATGGAGGTCCGCCGCGCCGGGCAGCCGGTGGCGCTGACGCCGACCGAGATGCGGCTGCTGCTGGAGTTCTCGTCGGCTCCGGGCACGGTGCTCTCCCGCGACAAGCTGCTCGAGCGGGTGTGGGACTACGGCTGGGGCGGGGACACCCGCGTCGTCGACGTACACGTACAGCGGCTGCGGCAGAAGATCGGCCAGGACCGGATCGAGACGGTCCGCGGGTTCGGCTACAAGTTGAAGGCCTGA
- a CDS encoding SigE family RNA polymerase sigma factor, with protein sequence MAQGEVLEFEEYVRTRQDALLRSARRLVPDPTDAQDLLQTALVRTYGRWETIEDKRLADAYLRRVMINTRTEWWRARKLEEVPTEQLPDASVDDATEQHADRALLMDILKVLAPKQRSVVVLRHWEQMSTEETAAALGMSAGTVKSTLHRALARLREELESRDLDARALEREERERCAA encoded by the coding sequence ATGGCGCAGGGCGAGGTGCTCGAGTTCGAGGAGTATGTCCGCACCCGGCAGGACGCGCTGCTGCGCAGTGCCCGCCGCCTGGTCCCGGACCCGACGGACGCCCAGGACCTGCTGCAGACGGCACTGGTGCGGACGTACGGCCGGTGGGAGACCATCGAGGACAAGCGGCTGGCCGACGCCTATCTGCGCCGGGTGATGATCAACACCCGCACCGAGTGGTGGCGGGCGCGGAAGCTGGAGGAGGTCCCGACCGAGCAGCTCCCGGACGCCTCGGTCGACGACGCCACCGAACAGCACGCGGACCGCGCCCTGCTGATGGACATCCTGAAGGTGCTCGCCCCGAAGCAGCGCAGTGTCGTGGTGCTGCGACACTGGGAGCAGATGTCCACGGAGGAGACGGCCGCCGCCCTCGGCATGTCGGCAGGAACGGTCAAAAGCACGCTGCACCGGGCGCTCGCCCGGCTCCGCGAGGAGCTGGAGTCCCGCGATCTGGACGCACGCGCGCTGGAGCGTGAGGAGCGGGAGCGGTGCGCGGCCTGA
- a CDS encoding A/G-specific adenine glycosylase, translated as MTAPTKPPHPAVSADSPSGPPLGENLHSPVIDWFGEHARDLPWRRPEAGAWGVMVSEFMLQQTPVSRVLPVYEQWLERWPRPADLAKDAPGEAVRAWGRLGYPRRALRLHGAAVAITERHGGDVPADHAQLLALPGIGEYTAAAVASFAYGQRHAVLDTNVRRVFARAVTGVQYPPNATTAAERKLARALLPEDEPTAARWAAASMELGALVCTAKSESCHRCPIAAQCAWRLAGKPEHDGPPRRGQTYAGTDRQVRGRLLAVLREAHGAVPQAALDRVWHEPVQRARALDGLVADGLVEPLAGGSYRLPLT; from the coding sequence ATGACTGCTCCCACGAAGCCCCCGCATCCCGCCGTCTCCGCCGACAGCCCCTCCGGGCCGCCCCTCGGAGAGAACCTGCACTCCCCCGTCATCGACTGGTTCGGCGAACACGCCCGTGACCTGCCGTGGCGGCGCCCCGAGGCCGGGGCGTGGGGGGTGATGGTCAGCGAGTTCATGCTCCAGCAGACGCCGGTGAGCCGCGTCCTGCCCGTCTACGAGCAGTGGCTGGAGCGCTGGCCGCGCCCCGCCGACCTGGCCAAGGACGCGCCCGGCGAGGCCGTCCGCGCCTGGGGCCGGCTCGGCTACCCGCGCCGCGCGCTGCGGCTGCACGGCGCCGCCGTCGCCATAACGGAACGGCACGGCGGTGACGTACCGGCCGACCACGCACAGCTGCTCGCGCTGCCCGGCATCGGCGAGTACACGGCCGCCGCCGTCGCCTCCTTCGCCTACGGGCAGCGGCACGCGGTGCTGGACACCAACGTGCGGCGGGTCTTCGCCCGCGCGGTCACCGGCGTGCAGTACCCGCCGAACGCCACCACCGCCGCCGAGCGCAAGCTGGCCCGCGCGCTGCTGCCCGAGGACGAGCCGACCGCCGCCCGCTGGGCCGCCGCCTCCATGGAACTGGGCGCGCTGGTGTGCACGGCGAAGAGCGAGTCGTGCCACCGCTGCCCGATCGCCGCGCAGTGCGCGTGGCGGCTGGCGGGCAAGCCGGAGCACGACGGACCGCCGCGCCGCGGCCAGACCTACGCGGGCACCGACCGGCAGGTGCGCGGGCGGCTGCTCGCCGTGCTGCGGGAGGCTCATGGGGCCGTGCCCCAGGCGGCGCTGGACCGGGTGTGGCACGAGCCGGTGCAGCGGGCCCGCGCCCTGGACGGTCTTGTCGCCGACGGTCTGGTGGAGCCGCTGGCGGGCGGCTCGTACCGGCTGCCGCTGACCTGA
- the disA gene encoding DNA integrity scanning diadenylate cyclase DisA: MAANDRASAPGKSGGSAGTDGLMRASLSAVAPGTALRDGLERVLRGNTGGLIVLGSDKTVEALCSGGFVLDVEFTATRLRELCKLDGGIVLSSDLSKILRAGVQLVPDPTIPTEETGTRHRTADRVSKQVGFPVVSVSQSMRLIALYVDGQRRVLEDSAAILSRANQALATLERYKLRLDEVAGTLSALEIEDLVTVRDVSAVAQRLEMVRRIATEIAEYVVELGTDGRLLALQLDELIAGVEPERELVVRDYVPEPTAKRSRTVDQALAELDALTHAELLELSTVARALGYTGAPETLDSAVSPRGYRLLAKVPRLPGAIIDRLVEHFGGLQKLLAASVDDLQTVDGVGEARARSVREGLSRLAESSILERYV, from the coding sequence GTGGCAGCCAACGACCGGGCATCTGCTCCCGGAAAATCCGGCGGGAGCGCCGGTACCGATGGCCTGATGCGCGCCTCCCTGAGCGCCGTGGCACCCGGCACCGCCCTGCGTGACGGCCTGGAGCGCGTGCTCCGCGGCAACACCGGCGGACTCATAGTGCTCGGCTCCGACAAGACGGTCGAGGCGCTGTGCAGCGGCGGTTTCGTGCTGGACGTCGAGTTCACCGCGACCCGGCTGCGCGAGCTGTGCAAGCTGGACGGCGGCATCGTGCTGTCCTCCGACCTGTCGAAGATCCTGCGTGCGGGTGTGCAGCTGGTCCCGGACCCGACGATCCCGACGGAGGAGACGGGCACCCGGCACCGCACGGCCGACCGCGTCAGCAAGCAGGTCGGTTTCCCGGTGGTCTCCGTCTCCCAGTCGATGCGGCTGATCGCCCTGTACGTCGACGGTCAGCGCCGCGTCCTGGAGGACTCGGCGGCGATCCTGTCCCGCGCCAACCAGGCACTCGCCACCCTGGAGCGCTACAAGCTCCGCCTCGACGAGGTCGCGGGCACCCTGTCGGCGCTGGAGATCGAGGACCTGGTGACCGTCCGGGACGTCTCGGCGGTCGCCCAGCGCCTGGAGATGGTGCGCCGCATCGCCACGGAGATCGCCGAGTACGTGGTGGAGCTCGGCACGGACGGCCGGCTCCTGGCCCTCCAGCTCGACGAGCTGATCGCGGGCGTGGAACCCGAGCGCGAGCTGGTCGTGCGGGACTACGTCCCCGAGCCCACGGCCAAGCGGTCCCGCACGGTCGACCAGGCCCTCGCCGAACTCGACGCCCTCACCCATGCCGAGCTGCTCGAACTGTCCACGGTGGCGCGGGCGTTGGGCTACACCGGTGCGCCCGAGACCCTGGACTCGGCGGTCTCCCCGCGCGGCTACCGTCTCCTCGCCAAGGTCCCCCGGCTCCCCGGCGCGATCATCGACCGCCTCGTCGAGCACTTCGGCGGACTGCAGAAGCTGCTCGCCGCGAGCGTCGACGACCTCCAGACGGTGGACGGCGTGGGCGAGGCCCGGGCCCGCAGCGTCCGCGAGGGGCTGTCGCGGCTGGCGGAGTCCTCGATTCTGGAGCGGTACGTCTGA
- the radA gene encoding DNA repair protein RadA: MAARTKTTKDRPSYRCTECGWQTAKWLGRCPECQAWGTVEEYGAPAVRTTTPGRVTTSALPIGQVDGRRATARPTGVPELDRVLGGGLVPGAVVLVAGEPGVGKSTLLLDVAAKSASDEHRTLYVTGEESASQVRLRADRIGAIDDHLYLAAETDLAAVLGHLDAVKPSLLIMDSVQTVASPEIDGAPGGMAQVREVAGALIRASKERGMSTLLVGHVTKDGAIAGPRLLEHLVDVVLSFEGDRHARLRLVRGVKNRYGTTDEVGCFELHDEGITGLADPSGLFLTRRAEPVPGTCLTVTLEGRRPLVAEVQALTVDSQIPSPRRTTSGLETSRVSMMLAVLEQRGRISALGKRDIYSATVGGVKLTEPAADLAVALALASAASDTPLPKNLVAIGEVGLAGEVRRVTGVQRRLAEAHRLGFTHALVPGDPGKVPAGMKVLEVADIGDALRVLPRSRRREAPRDEEGRR, encoded by the coding sequence ATGGCTGCCCGTACGAAGACCACCAAGGACCGCCCGTCCTACCGCTGCACGGAATGCGGCTGGCAGACGGCGAAGTGGCTCGGCCGCTGCCCCGAGTGCCAGGCCTGGGGGACGGTCGAGGAGTACGGCGCGCCCGCGGTGCGTACGACGACCCCCGGCCGGGTCACCACCTCCGCCCTGCCCATCGGCCAGGTGGACGGCCGCCGGGCCACCGCCCGTCCCACCGGCGTGCCCGAGCTGGACCGGGTGCTCGGCGGCGGCCTGGTCCCCGGCGCGGTGGTGCTGGTCGCGGGCGAACCGGGCGTCGGCAAGTCCACGCTCCTGCTGGACGTGGCGGCCAAGTCCGCGAGCGACGAGCACCGCACCCTGTACGTCACGGGTGAGGAGTCGGCGAGCCAGGTCCGGCTGCGCGCCGACCGCATCGGCGCCATCGACGACCACCTCTACCTGGCGGCCGAGACGGACCTGGCCGCGGTGCTGGGCCACTTGGACGCGGTGAAGCCGTCGCTGCTGATCATGGACTCGGTGCAGACGGTGGCCTCCCCCGAGATCGACGGCGCCCCGGGCGGCATGGCCCAGGTGCGGGAGGTCGCCGGGGCCCTCATCCGGGCCTCCAAGGAACGCGGCATGTCCACGCTCCTGGTGGGCCACGTCACCAAGGACGGCGCGATCGCGGGCCCGCGCCTGCTGGAGCACCTGGTGGACGTCGTCCTGAGCTTCGAGGGCGACCGGCACGCCCGCCTGCGTCTCGTGCGCGGCGTCAAGAACCGCTACGGCACCACCGACGAGGTCGGCTGCTTCGAGCTGCACGACGAGGGGATCACGGGTCTCGCCGACCCCAGCGGGCTCTTCCTGACCCGCCGGGCCGAACCCGTCCCGGGCACCTGCCTGACCGTCACCCTGGAGGGCCGCCGCCCCCTGGTCGCGGAGGTCCAGGCGCTCACGGTCGATTCGCAGATCCCCTCCCCGCGCCGCACCACCTCGGGCCTGGAGACCTCCCGCGTCTCGATGATGCTCGCGGTGCTGGAACAGCGGGGGCGGATCAGCGCCTTGGGCAAAAGGGACATCTACTCCGCGACGGTCGGCGGGGTGAAGCTCACCGAGCCGGCCGCGGACCTGGCCGTCGCCCTCGCCCTGGCGAGCGCGGCGAGTGACACACCTCTCCCGAAGAACCTCGTCGCGATCGGCGAGGTGGGCCTGGCGGGCGAGGTGAGACGGGTCACCGGAGTGCAGCGCAGACTGGCCGAAGCCCACCGCCTGGGCTTCACGCACGCGCTGGTCCCGGGCGATCCGGGCAAGGTCCCGGCGGGCATGAAGGTCCTGGAAGTCGCGGACATAGGGGATGCCCTGAGGGTCCTTCCCCGCTCCCGTCGCAGAGAGGCCCCACGGGACGAGGAGGGTCGCCGGTAG
- a CDS encoding BACON domain-containing protein, with translation MMSSTPEISTRSARTAGAHRAHREARDRGAARTLAQRPPARYEPYLDGLFTYCLSVLCDHDAATAALGDVLALAERRGRHLPQAPADRRAWLYALARWACLRKLAEAKQKRQSSHAAGRTDRQRADRPATPAASEEVQERRRRELALLAWPEAAGTTPEQREALELAVRHHLAAREVAAVLGMDPAAARDLLASAACEVERTRAALAVVETGACPSVSHLVGDGRLVLGTALRRELVRHVDDCPRCRRTAERAIPGRWPGTSVTPAELPVLPAPRAALHVAMAHHPRERGAAPRFDRRGFPMDPKDHAARRDRLRARALTTTVVATVVAAPVLALWAAYRGTPTGEGQDGRSASAREADDPFALDGEMAGGGYENAGNTSARPGPRFGKDGKADVSVEVIGVAGAGRESALEVTADNSGDTTLITLTASGPAPVRWSASTGAPWLYLSQSSGTLRPGESVTIKVYVDHLREPAGPWHAQVAVAPVGAVVRIDGYGTAPSPSHPGPDPRPSDPGGPPPTHPDPTPTTSAPDPDPTPTTPPPSSDPDPTPTPTDPAPTDPTGSTPPPSDSGDPSPVTS, from the coding sequence ATGATGAGCAGTACTCCGGAGATCTCCACCCGCTCGGCCCGTACGGCCGGCGCCCACCGGGCGCACCGGGAGGCGCGCGACCGCGGGGCGGCGCGCACGCTGGCGCAGCGACCGCCCGCGCGCTACGAGCCCTACCTGGACGGCCTGTTCACCTACTGCCTGTCCGTGCTGTGCGACCACGACGCCGCGACCGCCGCCCTGGGCGACGTCCTCGCACTCGCCGAACGCCGCGGCCGGCACCTCCCCCAGGCACCCGCGGACCGAAGGGCCTGGCTGTACGCGCTGGCCCGCTGGGCGTGCCTGCGCAAGCTGGCCGAGGCCAAGCAGAAACGTCAGAGCAGCCATGCCGCGGGCCGCACCGACCGGCAGCGCGCCGACCGTCCGGCCACCCCGGCCGCCTCCGAGGAGGTCCAGGAGCGGCGCCGCCGCGAACTGGCCCTGCTGGCCTGGCCGGAGGCCGCCGGCACCACGCCGGAGCAGCGCGAGGCACTCGAACTGGCCGTGCGCCACCACCTCGCCGCCCGCGAGGTCGCCGCCGTCCTCGGCATGGACCCGGCCGCCGCCCGCGATCTGCTCGCCTCCGCCGCCTGCGAGGTGGAACGCACGCGTGCGGCCCTCGCCGTGGTCGAGACCGGGGCGTGTCCGAGCGTGTCGCACCTCGTCGGCGACGGCCGGCTCGTGCTCGGCACGGCCCTGCGCCGCGAACTCGTCCGGCACGTCGACGACTGCCCGCGCTGCCGCCGCACCGCCGAGCGCGCCATCCCCGGCCGCTGGCCCGGCACCAGCGTCACGCCCGCCGAACTGCCCGTCCTGCCCGCGCCCCGCGCGGCCCTGCACGTCGCGATGGCCCACCACCCCCGCGAGCGGGGCGCCGCACCCCGCTTCGACCGGCGCGGCTTCCCGATGGACCCCAAGGACCACGCCGCCCGCAGGGACCGCCTGCGGGCGCGTGCCCTGACCACGACCGTCGTCGCCACCGTCGTGGCCGCCCCCGTGCTCGCCCTGTGGGCCGCCTACCGGGGCACCCCGACCGGCGAGGGCCAGGACGGCCGCTCGGCCTCCGCGCGCGAGGCGGACGACCCCTTCGCCCTGGACGGCGAGATGGCGGGCGGCGGCTACGAGAACGCCGGCAACACCAGCGCCCGCCCCGGCCCCCGCTTCGGCAAGGACGGCAAGGCCGACGTCTCCGTCGAGGTCATCGGCGTCGCCGGCGCGGGACGCGAGAGCGCCCTGGAGGTCACGGCGGACAACAGCGGCGACACCACCCTGATCACGCTGACCGCCAGCGGCCCGGCCCCGGTCCGCTGGTCCGCGTCCACGGGAGCCCCCTGGCTCTACCTCAGCCAGTCCTCCGGAACGCTCCGGCCCGGCGAGTCGGTGACGATCAAGGTGTACGTCGACCACCTGCGGGAGCCCGCCGGTCCCTGGCACGCGCAGGTCGCGGTCGCACCCGTGGGCGCCGTCGTGCGCATCGACGGCTACGGCACCGCGCCGAGCCCCTCCCACCCCGGTCCGGACCCCCGCCCCAGCGACCCGGGCGGACCGCCGCCGACCCACCCCGACCCGACGCCCACGACCTCCGCCCCGGACCCCGACCCGACGCCGACCACTCCGCCGCCGTCGAGCGACCCGGACCCCACGCCCACGCCGACGGACCCGGCCCCGACCGACCCCACGGGCTCGACACCACCGCCCTCGGACAGCGGTGACCCGAGCCCGGTCACGTCGTAG
- a CDS encoding Ppx/GppA phosphatase family protein, whose translation MRLGVLDVGSNTVHLLVVDAHPGACPLPAHSHKVELRLAQLLDDDGAIGPHGVDRLVSVIQEALQAAEDKGVEEVLPFATSAVREARNADDVLDRVRAETGVELQVLTGSEEARLTFLAARRWFGWSAGKLLVLDIGGGSLEVAYGIDEEPDAAASLPLGAGRLTAGWLPGDPPAPDDVRALRRHVRTEIARTVGEFSRLGTPDHVVATSKTFKQLARIAGAARSAEGPYVQRELKRESVEGWVPRLAAMTEQERTELPGVSEGRAGQLLAGALVAEAAMDLFGVERVEICPWALREGVILRRLDHMESE comes from the coding sequence ATGAGACTCGGTGTCCTCGACGTGGGATCGAACACGGTGCATCTGCTCGTGGTGGACGCGCACCCCGGCGCGTGCCCGCTGCCCGCGCACTCGCACAAGGTGGAACTGCGCCTCGCCCAGCTCCTCGACGACGACGGCGCGATCGGCCCGCACGGCGTCGACCGGCTGGTCTCGGTCATCCAGGAGGCGCTCCAGGCCGCGGAGGACAAGGGCGTCGAAGAGGTCCTCCCGTTCGCCACCTCCGCCGTACGGGAGGCCCGTAACGCCGACGACGTCCTCGACCGCGTGCGCGCCGAGACCGGCGTCGAGCTCCAGGTCCTCACCGGCTCCGAGGAGGCCCGGCTGACCTTCCTCGCCGCCCGCCGCTGGTTCGGCTGGTCCGCCGGGAAGCTGCTGGTCCTGGACATCGGCGGCGGCTCCCTGGAGGTCGCCTACGGCATCGACGAGGAGCCCGACGCGGCCGCCTCGCTGCCGCTGGGCGCCGGCCGCCTCACCGCGGGCTGGCTCCCCGGCGACCCGCCCGCCCCGGACGACGTGCGCGCCCTGCGCCGGCACGTGCGGACCGAGATCGCCCGCACGGTCGGCGAATTCAGCCGCCTCGGCACCCCCGACCATGTCGTCGCCACGTCGAAGACCTTCAAGCAGCTGGCCCGCATCGCCGGAGCCGCCCGCTCCGCCGAGGGCCCCTACGTCCAGCGCGAGCTCAAGCGGGAGTCCGTGGAGGGCTGGGTCCCGCGCCTGGCCGCCATGACCGAGCAGGAGCGCACGGAGCTGCCGGGCGTCTCCGAGGGCAGGGCCGGGCAGCTCCTGGCGGGCGCCCTGGTCGCCGAGGCCGCGATGGACCTCTTCGGCGTGGAGCGCGTCGAGATATGCCCCTGGGCGCTGAGAGAAGGCGTGATCCTGCGTCGCCTGGATCACATGGAGTCGGAGTAG
- a CDS encoding sugar phosphate isomerase/epimerase family protein, whose translation MAEPAVKIPDAKVALSTASVYPESTATAFEIAARLGYDGVEVMVWTDPVSQDIEALRRLSDYHRIPILAVHAPCLLITQRVWSTDPWTKLQRARAAAEKLDASTVVVHPPFRWQRQYARDFVSGIWRMADETDVRFAVENMYPWRYRDREMLAYAPDWDVTKDDYRHFTIDLSHTATARSDALAMVDRMGDRLGHVHLADGRGSAKDEHLVPGRGTQPCAEVLERLALTGFDGHVVIEVNTRRAMSSAEREADLAEALAFTRLHLASAVKVPRS comes from the coding sequence ATGGCAGAGCCAGCCGTGAAGATCCCGGACGCGAAGGTCGCCCTGTCGACAGCCTCGGTCTACCCGGAGTCGACGGCCACGGCCTTCGAGATCGCCGCGCGCCTCGGCTACGACGGAGTCGAGGTCATGGTCTGGACCGACCCGGTCAGCCAGGACATCGAGGCCCTGCGCAGACTGAGCGACTACCACCGGATCCCGATCCTGGCCGTGCACGCCCCCTGCCTGCTCATCACCCAGCGCGTCTGGTCCACCGACCCCTGGACCAAGCTCCAGCGGGCCCGCGCGGCGGCGGAGAAGCTCGACGCGAGCACGGTCGTGGTCCACCCGCCGTTCCGCTGGCAGCGCCAGTACGCCCGGGACTTCGTCAGCGGCATCTGGCGCATGGCCGACGAGACGGACGTGCGGTTCGCCGTCGAGAACATGTACCCCTGGCGCTACCGCGACCGCGAGATGCTCGCGTACGCCCCCGACTGGGACGTGACGAAGGACGACTACCGGCACTTCACGATCGACCTCAGCCACACCGCGACCGCCCGCTCCGACGCCCTCGCCATGGTCGACCGCATGGGGGACCGGCTCGGCCACGTCCACCTCGCCGACGGCCGGGGCTCCGCCAAGGACGAGCACCTGGTGCCCGGCCGCGGCACCCAGCCCTGCGCCGAGGTGCTGGAGCGGCTCGCCCTGACCGGCTTCGACGGGCACGTCGTCATCGAGGTCAACACCCGCCGCGCGATGTCGAGCGCGGAGCGCGAGGCCGACCTGGCGGAGGCCCTGGCCTTCACCCGCCTGCACCTGGCCTCGGCCGTGAAGGTGCCGCGGTCATGA
- a CDS encoding TetR/AcrR family transcriptional regulator: MTGRPADGDGSGTAARRRGRPPRTESADTRDRILTAARDEFSERGYEKTSVRGIAKSAGVDSALVHHYFGTKEQVFEAAITLAFGPALQAPKAVEEGPLDGVGERLARFFFGIWENPATRAPLLAIVRSALTNDTAAAVFRRIIAAQVLRRIAVRLELPDAELRAELAAAQLVGTAILRYVLKVEPLASADPEQVIARLAPVVQGHLTDP; this comes from the coding sequence ATGACCGGCCGGCCGGCCGACGGCGACGGGTCCGGAACCGCGGCCCGCCGCCGCGGCCGCCCCCCGCGCACGGAGTCGGCGGACACCCGCGACCGCATCCTGACCGCCGCCCGCGACGAGTTCTCCGAGCGCGGCTACGAGAAGACGTCCGTGCGCGGCATCGCCAAGTCCGCCGGCGTCGACTCGGCCCTCGTGCACCACTACTTCGGCACGAAGGAGCAGGTCTTCGAGGCGGCCATCACCCTGGCCTTCGGACCCGCCCTGCAGGCCCCGAAGGCCGTCGAGGAGGGCCCGCTGGACGGGGTGGGGGAGCGCCTGGCCCGCTTCTTCTTCGGCATCTGGGAGAACCCGGCGACCCGCGCGCCGCTGCTCGCCATCGTCCGGTCCGCCCTCACCAACGACACCGCGGCCGCCGTCTTCCGGCGGATCATCGCCGCCCAGGTGCTGCGCCGCATCGCCGTACGGCTGGAGCTGCCGGACGCCGAGCTGCGGGCCGAGCTCGCCGCGGCGCAGCTCGTGGGCACCGCGATCCTGCGCTACGTCCTCAAGGTCGAGCCGCTGGCCTCGGCGGACCCGGAGCAGGTCATCGCCCGGCTCGCACCCGTCGTACAGGGACATCTGACCGATCCGTAA
- the ilvD gene encoding dihydroxy-acid dehydratase, with amino-acid sequence MPELRSRTVTHGRNMAGARALMRASGVPGGDIGRKPIIAVANSFTEFVPGHTHLAPVGRIVSEAVVAAGGIPREFNTIAVDDGIAMGHGGMLYSLPSRDLIADSVEYMVEAHCADALICISNCDKITPGMLNAALRLNIPTVFVSGGPMESGRATLVDGTVRTLDLVDAMSEAVNEKISDADMLRIEENACPTCGSCSGMFTANSMNCLTEAIGLSLPGNGSVLATHTARKQLYVNAANTVMDITRRYYEQDDETVLPRSVASVAAFENAMALDIAMGGSTNTILHLLAAAQEAGVPFGLDEINAVSRRVPCLAKVAPNVAKDRTYYMEDVHRAGGIPALLGELHRAGLLNEDVHSVHSPSLADWLKTWDVRGGSPSAEAVELWHAAPGCVRSAEAFSQSERWEALDEDSEGGCIRSAEHAYSKDGGLAVLKGNLAVDGCVVKTAGVDESIWTFEGPAVVCESQEEAVQKILTQQVKDGDVVVIRYEGPKGGPGMQEMLYPTSYLKGRGLGKTCALVTDGRFSGGTSGLSIGHASPEAAAGGTIALVEDGDRVRIDIPNRSIELLVDDTELARRDQALNGVYAPKNRERKVSAALRAYAAMATSADKGAVRDVSKLG; translated from the coding sequence ATGCCCGAGCTGAGGTCCCGCACAGTCACCCACGGCCGCAACATGGCGGGCGCCCGCGCCCTGATGCGCGCCTCCGGTGTACCGGGCGGCGACATCGGCCGCAAGCCGATCATCGCGGTCGCCAACAGCTTCACCGAGTTCGTCCCCGGGCACACGCACCTGGCGCCGGTCGGCCGGATCGTCAGCGAGGCGGTCGTCGCCGCCGGCGGCATCCCGCGCGAGTTCAACACGATCGCCGTCGACGACGGCATCGCCATGGGCCACGGCGGCATGCTGTACTCCCTGCCCTCCCGCGACCTGATCGCGGACAGCGTGGAGTACATGGTCGAGGCGCACTGCGCAGACGCCCTGATCTGCATCTCCAACTGCGACAAGATCACCCCGGGCATGCTGAACGCCGCCCTGCGGCTGAACATCCCCACGGTCTTCGTCTCCGGCGGCCCGATGGAGTCCGGCCGCGCCACCCTGGTCGACGGCACGGTCCGCACGCTCGACCTGGTCGACGCGATGTCCGAGGCCGTGAACGAGAAGATCTCGGACGCGGACATGCTGCGCATCGAGGAGAACGCCTGTCCGACCTGTGGCAGCTGTTCCGGCATGTTCACCGCCAACTCGATGAACTGCCTGACCGAGGCCATCGGCCTCTCCCTGCCGGGCAACGGCTCGGTCCTCGCCACGCACACGGCCCGCAAACAGCTCTACGTGAACGCGGCCAACACCGTCATGGACATCACCCGCCGCTACTACGAGCAGGACGACGAGACGGTCCTGCCCCGCAGCGTGGCGTCCGTCGCGGCCTTCGAGAACGCCATGGCCCTCGACATCGCCATGGGCGGCTCCACCAACACGATCCTGCACCTGCTGGCCGCCGCCCAGGAGGCCGGCGTCCCCTTCGGCCTGGACGAGATCAACGCGGTCTCGCGCCGGGTGCCGTGCCTCGCCAAGGTCGCCCCGAACGTCGCCAAGGACCGCACGTACTACATGGAGGACGTGCACCGCGCCGGCGGCATCCCCGCCCTGCTGGGCGAGCTGCACCGGGCCGGGCTGCTCAACGAGGACGTGCACTCCGTGCACAGCCCCTCCCTCGCCGACTGGCTCAAGACCTGGGACGTGCGCGGCGGCTCCCCGTCCGCCGAGGCGGTCGAGCTGTGGCACGCGGCCCCCGGCTGCGTCCGCTCCGCCGAGGCCTTCTCCCAGTCCGAGCGCTGGGAGGCCCTGGACGAGGACTCCGAGGGCGGCTGCATCCGCTCCGCCGAGCACGCCTACTCCAAGGACGGCGGCCTCGCGGTCCTCAAGGGCAATCTGGCCGTCGACGGCTGCGTCGTGAAGACCGCCGGCGTCGATGAGTCGATCTGGACGTTCGAGGGCCCGGCGGTCGTCTGCGAGTCGCAGGAGGAGGCCGTCCAGAAGATCCTCACCCAGCAGGTCAAGGACGGCGACGTGGTCGTCATCCGCTACGAGGGCCCCAAGGGCGGCCCCGGCATGCAGGAGATGCTCTACCCGACCTCGTACCTCAAGGGCCGCGGCCTCGGGAAGACCTGCGCGCTGGTCACGGACGGCCGCTTCTCCGGCGGCACCTCCGGCCTGTCCATCGGCCACGCCTCGCCCGAGGCGGCCGCGGGCGGCACCATCGCCCTGGTCGAGGACGGCGACCGCGTCCGCATCGACATCCCCAACCGCTCCATCGAACTGCTCGTGGACGACACCGAACTGGCCCGCCGCGACCAGGCGCTGAACGGCGTGTACGCCCCGAAGAACCGCGAGCGCAAGGTCTCGGCTGCGCTGCGGGCGTACGCGGCGATGGCGACGAGCGCGGACAAGGGCGCGGTGCGGGACGTGTCGAAGCTGGGCTGA